The DNA region taggttctgaacggttaggatctgtcgactagatattatagggagagacgtatctatatgatgccaccgtaattaaccacgtaagaccaaggttacttggcagttatttttgtttgtgaggacgtgtagtacgtgcatgcatcatgtcatcttagattgatttgattgccttgcttgttacgttgttgtactaaaatatcttgcttgtatctgaatgcccgtctagactttgtgttgtaggagccaacgtaatctactaggctaacttagagttgagaatGTCTTtagtgaatcaagtggattgggtcatgtttgaaccttatcgccgatcttcgcttgacagccaaatcaaacccttgatcatgctttgaatctgtttcggcagaagcactaagcttttcctttgatagttaaaccttgataattgtcagtaaacccttcaatccatcattcatcaatgattcatctatcctctcttgatgttgtaccatatattgttggctattctggttacaacatcggaaagttgcaccttcgatttttgctcagatgatttggaataaattaaaaagatgtatgacaataattacttctTGAATATAGTTCTCTCGgtaaaagtcatgcatcataacacataccatctttggtcagtgcatggtgttgcatcgtcatcgaaaatccatagactaactaacgggtatgcctccagtacaactttaggttgtcttcggtttcctaagtctttcttgctgctgttggcactatagggttgctattcctcttttgtggtggtgtttaatcacatgaccatgatgccgtgtcggaaactaaggcctcatgtgcactgcagtcacatgattaggccattaggagcgcactggtgactaggtatatgtgacgtaaccccactgcaaactcttcttgtgcaaccttactagtgtcctaacttttgatcctcgcccaaggatatagacctacccaggtgttcgttacgaaagaacggttgtagagCGTGAATCATGTGCGCCATCAACTcttgagggtatgcatcatgcttcatgcatttcatacgtgcatacattgcaagtatcatcatccttgcatcatggtgtatgcatcatttggtcagcatcatggaaaTTACagtgtgtcatatgcaccatttagatcgtgcatgaaatcctccatccttgtgttgcaccatcataaTCACCATACATTACCAtaatgcatcatgttcatggttacataccaagcattgcactctgaattggagcattttgtcattattccttgattgcattagTATAAGTAgtcatgttttgcaatcaacatcatccaaatcattcaggtaataaactctgagcaagaatgtttcaaacatcacttatcaatctctcggactatcctcacttgctatccataagttttgtgatgaatgtcgtcgatatttatcatcctcatgttgtgatcttagctctatgagaacttgatcacctttctctctcttctctcatcatactcatccatgtacaatctatccatgctcttgttatactcatctcgtcatactccaacagcttttaccatcaacatcaatcttctccggtgtgattgcttcctgccgtttttgatgggtgatttgcttctttttcattaagagtctttcatcctgaatctcgggacgagattctttttagggggaaggctgtgacagttcaagtccttgtaaattaggcacattatttgttagtgtgaagtatgtgcttgtagtgtaaagcttatgtgtgtttaagtaaagcttttaaaaatttaaatgcacataaaaagggtatttttataattacaaaaaacctagggttgtttttgcaaaatgtttttggataggaggtaatttcaaaataaggatgtttatataatttatgaaaatacaagtccttttatgtaaattagttgaagtataaaagtaatatctaaaaattaccaaggatcaaagtgaaaaaggtaaaagtaatcattaccagccttaaatgcttgcaaataagcctaaaagttcataagatttataccattaggacaaaacttatgtaatttttaagttgagagcaaaatggtaaaataacacagtgtgctttaggtttctgaactccAGCCGtaaaacaaagttataggttttgaaaagttctacaacttctattttcaccatttcttcatttgagctttggatcaatgggaaatttttgtttacagtgcagtccctgaggtttttgctttttccaacgaagcccctcggaccccctcctctcttcttcctcctctggcacctcctctgcttcgcccactgctcctctgccgtcggtgtcagcgccgcttccccggccatgtgctgagcctcgtccgctccccggcgccacctccagcttctaacCACTCCACGTGTCGCTCCTTAGCCCAGCTACCaccctagctcttcttgctggccccctcgccgagtaCCACGTTGCCTGCGATACTGCCAGTGCCGTccggtctcgccggcacttctgctcgccgcccaccgcatCAACGCAGCCACCTAGGGTcgcggcattgcgccctttccagtctcctctatctctacggcctataaaaggccggttctagctcacggtcgcactaccagaaaccaccgttgccctccattgttgctgctcaaccaccccacgatgagctcgcccctccggcctctcttctctcgagctgacccccaaaatcgcttgcccctagccccttgaagctcctccacctgttccccatcaactccgctcgccggagctcgccggagcaccactgccaccattgtcaagttactgtcaccgtcTTCGGCCCTCCTCTagccaccccggcgtcacccgagcccatccaaaggtagccctcgtgtccctcatgctcccccacctatccctcgcctccgggaagcaccccatcgccggaatcaagctccctgagctttctctattccaaaaatcgcgaccagggaccccatacaacaataggaatagttccagggacctatctgcacagaccctgactcagatgaacagtatcgcgctggacctttctgaaatctttggctgaaactttgaaaaaaatcgtagtaaatcatagaaaaatcagaaaaataccaaaccaatttttttggaatccttaagtaaaattcgactacttttatttagaaagtttgagctgtaggagtatattttctgatgtagattaaatattgtgaaatgagtgttttatttttatctcatgttatatgcatgtgttgtggctgaattttggaacctaggttgtatgtcccatgagtagctttgtgtaaaaatttcttgtactttactgttcatttgcttagatttcgagttctttttgttatatgttgatgaaatacttaaattgttaattaagggtgtttctgttgatgtttgtatccgaaatttttatcatagattcctttttgaatgtgtaatccatggtaaaaatactaggattaataaaaggtcataccccaagttatgaatttttggtttgtttctaaagataattaattatactagcttttatttcatgaaaaattatgaaaatattctaagatgttgttcttaagtagtgtagcatatctacaaaatgtcaacctatgatcaggtgtaaaatagctaaaataaataaaacttgattaatAGATCTATAATAAATAAAAACTTAAGGTTTTTCAAGGTGACTAGCTAGTTatttaaataaaaatgttaagtaGTCAACCATAttacttcttgtagttagctAAGTGTTTGGGGTAGATAACCCTGTTACCTAATGCAACTCAGTAAATTATTTGATACTCGATatatgactgcccagtaagggagtttgtgttgtttgctagtgtgtaatgttgaatgcattggattgcaactttatcgtgaagtagaatatagatctatgcatttcctaagctgcatccttttgattacatgtagactcgacgcttctcgctgaTGGTGGCTATCAGATCCTCCCAgagcctgaagtggaaatctctgaagccgccgggaacatcaccgaggaattaactgaagttccgaacccgagttcggaaggagTTATTAATAtacctgaccccagccccgccagtgaaggcaagccccggacatattccGTTACTttctttacactgcaacctatacgtatttatctatatttatgcattaagtctaggaattgtaatgaaaccctagatgcatatctctaggaaccaatgtactgaacattagaacctgagtccttatcgcttagatgctctgctaaatagggccggtaaaagtcgggtgatttcctgtcactcgcgcgatataggaattgattatcttcattcctgcaatcactataaggatgacggacggggttatgtgtaaaaTTCATGGAAggaagtgataccccgtctgtgttgatgaatttggataaggtcgcagtgtgtggtagtggtagttaagtgtttgaaagtactagccacatgccgcgaaatatggtaagcggtaagcctagtaaccaatcggcccggcaagtggactcgtctcctaccactcgacttttattttatgtttacatgcaccgactgTGATaatacgttctgcagagcagacaggaatacggtcatgtagtcgcgctgcagacgtatgtcctgcacattggatgtgcgtatggtccagcagtcgcttgtggtggcattgttccacgacccggaatgaaaggcaaacggttgcttcggaacgacctgttggtgttccaagcgtgtgagttaggtttaccttgcaaggtttgaaattcgattcagaatcgtccgcttctcacaaagattgagactgcttaactcttttaccacatagagtaacaagagcaatgttattcataagtaatgctgatgtatgctttaaagactctatcttgcttgagtagttgtaggtgcttacctagaatggttaaatgaactagaacttgaaagctaaaatataaaataaggacctactctttattgcttttcagcaaaagctaaaccctgaatcttttgcaaagcctgcatggtctagttatgggctaagtattagaatactcagccttgctttatgttttgtttcaggtaatattcctgaagaccctactctccccacgccttggccctatgctttgcctgatggttggtccgtggaatgggacccgtccccggtcaaccctgatcataacgagtgatgttatgccatggcttagcatgatgttctTATTGGCGAcgagtatagttatcgtactttaaattccgctgctagaacttgaactttacaactggtttgtaataatgactcctagtttgaacctttgctgtttctgcaaactttgtaataactttgctaaatgtggaactttgtattacttgtggaaacttgtgtaaaataatttccctgtgatgtaaaatatgatggtgactgtatctctggactcaccttcatgtgaggtaaccttatttgatcctgtgtatcggtggtttatgggacgttacccgacaggccaagggattataccgtttgaagcatgttggagccctcggggtggactcacgtacttgatccggtataattcaggttggttctgccacagggacCGCACCACAAGccggtgaaaccccgccgccggcgatggAGACGCCAcgtcaggccgtgcggatgaagagagccattaagaaaaatctgtactgtaagtctgcctcttgGTGCACTGCAAATGAGTTGATCTTTCGGCTTTtgtgttgactaacttcgacttcattagtgctgcaagtgctGCGGACTTCCAGCTGACGCCGACTTCGgctgccccagcccccgaggcacTAGCCCTCGAGGGGTCGATGcccacggagccagcccccggggcCGACAccgcgctgcccgacctgccgcctcccgagctccaacaagtcgaggccgGGGCCGGTAGCGAGAAACAGGTCGGGGCCCCTGGCGCCGCTCCAACAGATGGGGCAGGTGTgtgtctgaccgccccggctagctgcTGGGATCCGCATGATGTGTGCTGAGAACACTTGTGGTTGCAGGTGCCCAGTGTCTGATTACTGAAGAAACCGTGGGAACTTCCGGGGGACCCGATGAGCTGCTGCTGACCGGGTCGGGTAGTCAAAAAGCCGTTGCCACAGACCTGACAGACGACCTGCTACCGACGGATGATGATGTCGATatcctcaagaaggcgcatgacttgACCATGGTAAAACCTGAGAGCGTTTTCGGCCAGTGGCTGAGTCGAGTTGCTAATCTGGCTTTGTCCTTTTTATGCAGAGTATGGTCGCCCGCTCCCGGAAGCAGGCGGAGGAGTTGAAGACCCTTGCCCGCGACCGTAAGGAACTCGAGGCCCTGAGGATGCGCCTTGATGACGAGAAGACGGAGAATGTACATCTTGAAAaagtcaacgccgagctccagcaacaactcgaggaacagaagaaggagctcgaggcgcataaggagcagctcagggcgcaaaagaaggcgcaccaaggtaaaccgttgcttccctcgggtattttgctctgtatgactcaccctgggttctgaaaagctttcccccacagagcttaggagaaatttaatcagtaaagaagagctacttactgacgtgaagaacctgctctatcgccatacagatgacgtcgagaggctgcagaaggtgatcggcgacactgagcaacagttcgtCGATAGCCTTCaacgaatcaagacgctgggcgaagaactcgagagcatcaggggggccgcccgggagctggtggacatcgtggacccaccagaagaaggcgaagcgaacCCCCGAcccctgctagagcgtctcCGTGAGGCCCCGAAGAAGGTGATGAGGTTCCTTTCCGAGGCGCCTATCACGTGCGTCAACAATGCCCTcgcaatcgtgaagtccttcctgccgagcgcgaagctggagatatttgctcaaggcatggcggcggactgcaccgaggagcaattcgaCAAATATctcctagaggcccaacctgtatcagaacacatagttcaaagtgtaatgcaggactAGGGTACTGAAGATAAGTATtcatttccttgtatatatggctTCTTTTGATGtttctacttgtgtgtgtgtgtgccttagCTTTACTGGGATTCAGGCTTACAGGGCCCGAGTAGTAGGCGCTTCCctaggtgcaacgacccgaagggtagctggtactcgtctaacagattagccatgACTTGAACGAGCAGATTTAAACTTGTTAGgcaagaacgcgagcatcgtcgcgggattgccgtgcgtagggcagaaaaatgagactaccccgagtgcggcgaCCGGAGTGTACTCGaaggtcgctcctgctgtgagcgtgctccgtaagctaggtaagacccggacggacggatcgagcatgcaaggagcaggtgcgggtgGTGCCGCGAActtgccattctttttggcggatacaagactgttctgagtgcagccgcTCAGGATGTAGGCGAGATAGCTCTTTTGTGCGAGCCTTTTCCAGCGTATTGTTATTAAgctagtcgagcggatcgactgtgttggagaaaatgcgactgctgtcgcgtgcgaccatccggGGTTGCGCCGAGACTTCGATATGcagaggagttagccggagccgacgGTTCCGTCAGGAACAAGAGTCGAAGGGGGATGATCGTGGCCATAGCCCCCGCatcattcacgacaagaagtcgatttatatatgtATGTGTTTGCACATGACCCTGGCCATCGTGTaagtaagaaggcatgtacaaaccgagtcgtgtggctcatagcctccaaattgacaCGGGGAGAAAagatcttctaagcccccggggatttagcgatcaccgggccccgacttaagggtagaacttgcgcaggttctgaacgttctaggagttcgggacctcgcgaccctcaggggattgtagtcgataagaccctggccttgtgacttgcttgatgacgaacgggccctcccaccttgaattgagcttgtgtaggccagactcgtcttggatacgacgcaagaccaagtcaccAACACTGAAGGACCGCTCCCtgatggtatcgccggatcccctgcaaggaccgagctgactgaacaagagcggtgcagcgagcttcttccacagaatcgagctctaattgccgcgcctcgtccgcctcgccttcattgtacattttgacccttggagacttccacatgatatcggctggtagaatagcttcggatccatatacgaggaagaaaggtgtttgtcctgtggctttggacggctgagtccgaagcccccagatgacatgtggcaactcatgcacccatttgcctcccttcttgctattttcatcataaagtctcttcttgaggccgtcaatgatcaagccgttcgcccttttgacttgtccgttggcccttgggtgtgcaaccgagacatatttaacttcgatgcaagcattctcgcagaactcctagaactggttcgctgtgaagtttgaccccaagtctgtgatgatggagttgggaaagccgaaacgatgcagaatatctgagatgaagtcgacgacccgatccggcgtgagcttggctatcggcttgtactcgatccacttagtaaacttgtcgatagccaccagaacatgggtaaaaccgcctagcgccgtcgtgaagggcccgatcatgtcaagactccaacaggcaaaaggccaggatggcagtatggtgatgaggctgtgagctggaacatgcgtctgtttgctgaagaattgacaattttggcacttGTGCACAAGATCCTctgcgtcggtcactgcggtgggccaccagaaaccggctctgtatgctttccccaccagcgttcttgaagccgcatggttgccgcagacgccatcgtggatctcccgcagtatgccgtaaccatcttcctttgtgacgcacttcatgaggactCCTGACatagcgcctcgccgatagagatTACCGTCGgctaggacgaaacccttgcttcttcgtaagatgcgagctgcttctgcgctcctggcgtcaattccGGCTGGTAatcgttggtcttgaatgaagtcgataaaaacccctcgccagtcctcttccagcaccataacctctcgatcgggttgttggggacccgcgttgatggctacctgcggagaagacttgatggatggttgtttgagctcctggacgaagactcccgacggAACCTGGGCatgcgtggaccccagtttggacagggtgtccacgccaacattatgctcccgcaacacatgatgaaccttcaggccggagaatttgctctccaatttgcgcacttcctgtacgtaagcatccattgtctccttgttgcagtcccattccttgttgacctgttgaacgacaagaagagaatcgccgtatacgagtagtcgcttgatccctagtgatatcgccaaacgaagcccgtgaagcaaagcttcatactcggcttcattgttggataccgcccacaggatctgaaggacatatttcaactgttCACCTCGCGGAGAAATAAGTAGAacaccagcgccaccgccgtcgagcttgagggacccatcaaagtacatggtccagtgctctggcttgtccactggggttgggacttgattctccctccattcagccatgaagtcgaccaGAGCctatgacttgattgcagtgcgtggcttgaagtctattgacaaagcccccagctccactgcccacttggatatgcgccccgtggcatcttggctatgaaggatatccgccagcgggaagtccgtgatcacggtgatcttgtactcgtcgaagtaatggcgtagcttcctCGATGTGATCAAGATTGtatacaaaagcttttgaacggcaggataccgtaccttggattcggagaggacttcgctgatgaaatagacaggcctctgcacaccaaGTGCATGGCCTTCTtggcctcgctcgactacaatggcactgctgacaacatgagttgttgccgcgatgtaaagtagtagatcctcccctggcaacggtgctgtaaggattggaggtgactgtagatgatgtttcagatcctgcagggcccgctcagcctcctccgaccattggaacttatcctggcgtttcaggagcttgaagaagggtagtcctctctccccgagccaggagatgaacctgttcagagccgccatacaacctgttaacttttgcacatccttgattgtgaccggagcctccatatcagtgatggccgtgatctttacagggttggcttcaatgccccgattgctgacaatgaacccgagcaactttcctgaaggtactccaaacacgcacttggtgggattgagtttccaccgaaatctgcgcagactgctaaatgtttcttccaaatctgcgatcaagttatcggaatccctggtcttgatgaccacgtcatccacataggcctcaacattccggtgcagctgatccacgaaacacatctggatcgcacgctggtatgttgcgcctgcgtttttcaacccgaaggacattgttttgtaggcgtaagtcccgtacggggtgatgaaagcagtcttgatttggtcctcctccttgagcgcgatctgatgatatcctgagtaacaatcaaaaaaacaaagaaggacacaaccagccatcgaatcgacaacttggtcaatgcgcggcagcccaaaatgatcttttgggcaatgcttgttgagatcagtgtagtcgacacacattctccattcattgttctttttctttacaagaacgggatttgctacccactctggatggattacttctttaatgaatccagctgcgagaagtttagcgatctcccgtttaatggcctcacgcttgtcgtgagcaaaccaccgcaggcgttgcttcttaggcgtagccttcgggtgtacattcaaagcatgctcgatcaactccctgggcacccctggcatatccgctggtttccatgcgaatatgtctcggttagcccgaaggaagttgacgagcgcgagttcctatttgtcacccaaacccgcaccgatgacggcggtcttagatggatctccctcctgaagctggatcatcttgagggccacatcgtcagtcgactggatactcgacttgttggccttcttggaaggaatctccagctcggtctgggagagctgctgcgcggccgcaagtacttctcccgaagcatctggcacgcgagtagtcgagcgtattggatcgcctcctgattgcagtcgt from Panicum hallii strain FIL2 chromosome 9, PHallii_v3.1, whole genome shotgun sequence includes:
- the LOC112873051 gene encoding uncharacterized protein LOC112873051 produces the protein MAPKKAEIEGKKMEEAQSSTPEWSHSPALDACAAGDFWRELAGAHGGCRTGRAADSDAEPLRAGSVLVWRAREPGRRAQAWAPSGGARSAERGSGVGAARALGGLSERQRPQAVRGSNRAQDGAALCADAERAQLTPTSAAPAPEALALEGSMPTEPAPGADTALPDLPPPELQQVEAGAGSEKQVGAPGAAPTDGAGAQCLITEETVGTSGGPDELLLTGSGSQKAVATDLTDDLLPTDDDVDILKKAHDLTMSMVARSRKQAEELKTLARDRKELEALRMRLDDEKTENPLRM